The sequence below is a genomic window from Bosea sp. F3-2.
GCGGCGAGCGGGGCCCCGGTCAGGCCGTCGCGAATCGCCGGCCAACCCTCGATGAGCCAGGACATGATGAAGAGGGGCGGCACGGCGAAGAGGCTGGTCCAGACGACATAGGCCAGCATGTCGACGCCAGGAGTGCTGCGCGCCACGATGTTGCCGCCGGCCCAGCACAGTGCCGCAGCGAGGATGAGGGCGATCCCGAGGGGCGTCGTGGTGCCGTCGGTATGCCAGAGAATGACACCGATCCCGACGGCGGCCAGCAGTAGGCCGGCGATCTGGAAGGGCTGGACGCGCTCACGCGTGATCGCGGCGGCAAGGAGAATCGTGAAAAAGGACTGCGACTGTATCACCAGCGAAGCGAGGCCCGGGGTGATGAAGCCCTTGATCGCGATGAACAGTAGGCCGAACTGGCCGGCACCGATCAAGAAGCCGTAGGCGGCGAGTTTGCTCCAGGGAACGGGCGGCCGTTTGAGGAAGAAGACGGCCGGCAGCAGCGCGAAAGTGAAGCGCAGGCAGGCGAAGAGCAATGGCGGGAAATGGTCGACGCCGACGCGGATGACGACGAAATTGGTGCCCCAGACCACCATCACCGCGAGGGTGAGGAGCGCATCGCGCAGAGAAAGGGAGGTGGAGGGTTGCAACGGCTTCGGCCACGGCGATGAAAACTGCCGCGGCTATATCACGATGCAACGGCGGCCCGTTAGGACCGCCCGGCATGGCCGGAACGCTGCCCGCTCAGGCGCCGGGGGCCCGAAGAGCTTGTCAGAGTTCCAGCGTCACCGTCACCGGGACATGGTCGGAGGGACGCTCCCAGCCGCGCGCTTCGCGCAGGAAGGCGAGGTCGCGCAGCGTCGGCTTCAGCGCGTCCGAGAGCCAGATATGGTCGAGTCGGCGGCCCCTGTTCGATGCTTCCCAGTCCTGCGCGCGGTAGCTCCACCAGGAATAGAGCTTCTCGGGCTCGGGGCGCAGCGCGCGAGCCGCGTCGGTCCAGCCGATCTCGCTGCGCAGCCGCTCCAGCGTCGTCGTCTCGATCGGTGTGTGGCTGACCACGTCGAGAAGCTGCTTGTGGCTCCAGACGTCGTGCTCGAGGGGGGCGATGTTGAGGTCGCCGAGGAGGATCGCGGGCCGGTCGGTCGGTTTCTTCGTCACGCCCCAGGCGCCGAGCTCGTCGAGGAAGGCAAGCTTGTGGGCGAATTTCTCGTTCTTCGCGGGGTCGGGAATGTCGCCACCGGCCGGGATGTAGAAGTTATGGATAGCGATGCCGGCGGCGGCGCCGGCCGCTTTGTCGAGCGTCACGGTCATGTGCCGGGCGTCGTTGCGGCCGCACATCGACATCGCCTCCTTCTTGCTGAAGGGCAGCTTCGAGACGATGGCGACGCCGTTGTAGCCCTTCTGGCCGATGAAGGCCTGATGGACGTAGCCGAGCTGATGGAAGGCCTTGGCCGGAAACTGTTCGTCCGGCGTCTTGGTCTCCTGCAGGCAGAGAACGTCGGGGGCGTAGGTGTTCAGGAACTCGCCGACCATGCCGATGCGCAAGCGGACGGAGTTGATGTTCCAACTGGTGACGGTGAGTTGCACGCGAGAATTCCGGCGGGAAGGAGGCCGGAAACTGGGTCGTCGGGGCGCAAAAGGCAAGCCCCGACGCGATGTCCCTCAGCCAGCCCGTTGAAAGGGCCGCGCTATCAGAGCGTGCGTTGGTAATCGATCACGAATTTCTTCGGATCGGGGCGGCGCTGGGTGTCGAGATTGTAGAGTGCGACCGAGGTCTCGTAGCCCTGCGGATCGACCACGATCCATTGTCTCAGCTCATTGGCGACAAGGTCGAACTTCAGCGTGATCTTCGAGGTGCCGCCCAGCGTGGAGCGGTCCTCAATTCGCACGGAGAGGATATCACCGTCGATGCTGGCACCGGTGAGGGTGCCCTCGCGCGCGAGGTCCATGCGCTCGCGCACCAGGAATTTCAGCGGCGTCTGGCCGATCGAGTAGATGTCCTGCGTCGCCAGGCGCTTGTCGCGCACGGCGACCGAGGTGCCGTCGGCGATGACCTCGGTGGTGACGGGCGGCTCGTATTCGAAGCGCATCTTGCCCGGACGCTGGATATAGACGCGCCCTTCGAGCCGCCGGCCATTAGCGGCGAACTGGATGAAATTGCCCTGCAGCGAGCTGAAGCTGTTGAGATAGGCGTTGAGCCGCTCGATCGCCTCCTCCTGCGTCGCCGGCACGCCGGTGCGGGCCTTGGCGGGGGCGGTGGGGCGGGGAGTCTGCGCCGACGGCGCGGCGGTTGTTGCCGGAGCAGCCGCCGCAGCCGGCTCGGCCGCCGGCGCTTCCGCCGCGGCGGTACGGGGCAGGCCGAGACCTGCGGGGCGGATGGGCGGCAGCGGAATCGGGCGCGGCTTGGCCACGACGGGCTTGGTTGCGGCCGCTGGCGGTTGCAACTGCATCGGCTGGGCCATGAGCGACTCCGCCGCGGTGCTGCAACCGAGCGCCATCAAAGCCACTGCCGAAGCCCGCAACGCCGGGTTCCATCTCATGAGCAAGTCTGCCTCACTCCCTGTGCCGTCACGGCGCTTCTGGTCTCGGCCGGCGCCGCGGACTCGATCGGCCGCCTTCGCCGCCTACAGGGAGCCAACCCGTCGATGCCGCAAAGGTTGCACTGTCCTGATGGCAATTTGAGGACCGTTCCGGGCAATCGCAAGGTCCAGGCGGCCATCCGCCCTATTCGTCGTGCTGATTCTGGGTTTCCACCAGGATCTCGCGCTTGCCTGCGTGGTTGGCGGGTCCGACGATGCCCTCGTTCTCCATGCGCTCCATGATCGAGGCGGCGCGGTTGTAGCCGATCTGGAGGCGGCGCTGGATGTAGGAGGTCGAGGCCTTCTTGTCGCGCAGGACGACGGCGACGGCCTGCTCATAGGGGTCGTCGCTCTCGGCCGAACCCATGCCCGTGCGATCGAACACGGCGCCGTCCTCGTCCTCGCCGGCTTCCTCCTCCTCGGAGGTGACGGCGTCGAGGTACTGCGGCCGGCCCTGCGTCTTGAGATGCGCCACGACCTTCTCGACCTCGGCATCCGAGACGAAGGGGCCGTGCACGCGGGTGATGCGCCCGCCGCCGGCCATGTAGAGCATGTCGCCCTGGCCGAGCAATTGCTCGGCGCCCATCTCGCCGAGGATCGTGCGACTATCGATCTTGCTGGTGACCTGGAAGGAGATCCGGGTCGGGAAATTCGCTTTGATCGTGCCGGTGATAACGTCGACCGACGGGCGCTGCGTCGCCAGGACGACATGGATGCCGGCGGCGCGGGCCATCTGGGCGAGGCGCTGGATCGTGCCCTCGATCTCCTTGCCGGCGACCATCATCAGGTCGGCCATCTCGTCGACGATGA
It includes:
- a CDS encoding EamA family transporter gives rise to the protein MQPSTSLSLRDALLTLAVMVVWGTNFVVIRVGVDHFPPLLFACLRFTFALLPAVFFLKRPPVPWSKLAAYGFLIGAGQFGLLFIAIKGFITPGLASLVIQSQSFFTILLAAAITRERVQPFQIAGLLLAAVGIGVILWHTDGTTTPLGIALILAAALCWAGGNIVARSTPGVDMLAYVVWTSLFAVPPLFIMSWLIEGWPAIRDGLTGAPLAAWAAALWQAIGNVMFGFAVWGWLLSRYAAATIAPTALLVPVFGMGAAAIWLGEPLPGWKFLAAGLVLSGLCINILWPRFAAIRAARHPPSS
- a CDS encoding outer membrane lipoprotein carrier protein LolA, with product MAQPMQLQPPAAATKPVVAKPRPIPLPPIRPAGLGLPRTAAAEAPAAEPAAAAAPATTAAPSAQTPRPTAPAKARTGVPATQEEAIERLNAYLNSFSSLQGNFIQFAANGRRLEGRVYIQRPGKMRFEYEPPVTTEVIADGTSVAVRDKRLATQDIYSIGQTPLKFLVRERMDLAREGTLTGASIDGDILSVRIEDRSTLGGTSKITLKFDLVANELRQWIVVDPQGYETSVALYNLDTQRRPDPKKFVIDYQRTL
- the xth gene encoding exodeoxyribonuclease III codes for the protein MQLTVTSWNINSVRLRIGMVGEFLNTYAPDVLCLQETKTPDEQFPAKAFHQLGYVHQAFIGQKGYNGVAIVSKLPFSKKEAMSMCGRNDARHMTVTLDKAAGAAAGIAIHNFYIPAGGDIPDPAKNEKFAHKLAFLDELGAWGVTKKPTDRPAILLGDLNIAPLEHDVWSHKQLLDVVSHTPIETTTLERLRSEIGWTDAARALRPEPEKLYSWWSYRAQDWEASNRGRRLDHIWLSDALKPTLRDLAFLREARGWERPSDHVPVTVTLEL